The genomic region ATGTGCCTCGTTATATTAAGAACAACGGAAAAAGAGGCCTAAAAAGGCCAAATACAAATGTCTACTTACGGAGGCCAAAAACACAAATAACTAAAACAATCCATcagacacactcacacacacacaaTCACTCAAAAGATGCTAGACCTCAGGAAGGAGGGCAGCAAGGTAGGAAAGCCCCTTAGCCCCTGTCGCTTCCCAAAACAATCTCTCCTCCCCTGCTAGCCATATAGATAAGGCCAAACCTGGAGTCTAGCCCTCGAATACACATCTATTTCGAAGTTTCCAAATTGTCCAGGCTCAAAGGCAATTAAGGAGTTGAGGCCTTTTCTGGGCAAGCCAGCCATGACTCCTATGATTTGCTCCTACCAGTTCATGAAGGAAAACAGCTCTGGCTGAGGAGCCAGGCTTTCTAATCCAAAAGGTCTCAGAAGATGAAACCAAAACCCTCTTGTAAACACACAAGAGACAAGGAGATGGTTCAAGGTTTCTTCTTCCTGGTCACATAAGAGGCATATCGTCGGGTGATCCATCCCTCTCTTGGCAAGTCTGTCCACAGTCCAACATCTCCTGTGGGCAACCAACCAAAGGAAGAAACGACACTTTTAGGGGCCCAAGTTTCCCATACCAAAGGATAATAACCAAAAACTGTTGAGCCTGCAAAGAAACCTTCAATTGTTGTTTTGGCCGAGTATTTGCCATCTCTAGCTAAACTGAATATATGATTATCCTCTACTTCAGGTTGTAACACCACTTCTGATAGCAAATCCCACAACTGCAAGTAGTCCACTATGGCTCCAACTGAAAGAGCCCCTCTGATGTCAGAGATCCATTTTCTGTTGGTTAAAGCCTCTGAAACAGTTATATTATTTGCAATTCTTTTGGTATAATTGCAAACAACCTAGGAGCCAGATCACTTACTCTTTGACCCAAGATCCACTTGTCTGTCTAGAACAGATCAACAGAGTGTGGGCTCCATTCTCCACTTCTGAAATCAAAACAGTGGAAAGAAAGCCTTTGCCTTTTTTGGAACTTGGATAGGAAGATTTGCCCAAGTACGTCCTGGATCAGATTTATGCAAGCAAAGTCATCTCATGCGAAGGGCTCAATACAATTCCTTTAAGCTAGATATTCCAAGACCTCCTAATTGTAGAGGCCGACACACTCTTCCCCAGGCTATCAAACAATGTTCTCCCTTGGCATCTTTGCGACCTCTCCACAGAAATCCCCTTCTGATCTTGTCAATAGCATCTAGAGCCCAAGAAGGAAGATCAATGGTCATTGCTAAGTAGACAATCATGCTTGTGAGCACATGTTGCATTGCACCATAACTTTTCTACCGCCTTTGTTACAAGGTCTGCTTTCCAGCTTGGTAGGCGATCAACAATCCTATCTATGATAGGCTGAAGCTGTTCTTTAGTTAATTTGCGTAGGGAGAGAGGAATTCCTAGATATCTGCAAGGGAAATCAGATCTCTCAAGGTAACAAGTTATGAACCACCATCGGATCATCCTCGGAGCACTGAATCGGGTAAACATTGGATTTCTGCTCATTATTATAATGGAGCcctgaagctttgccaaataattCCAAGAGATTCATGTTTAATGGTGCAACTAAGGCATTAATCAACACTCCACCTTATGTCCTTGAATGGTCTTCCTttatcatcaacataagcttcATTTATTTTTGTCAGCATATCAAAACCTTTGGCAACCATCCCAAACACCTATGGTCAACAGAACAAACACAGGAATTGTTCAAATAAAGGAATTCTGTTCATATGAACAAAAAAAATCAGTTAACAAAATCTAAGTGCTGCTCACAGTGtgtttatcaaggtaatccatgtcaTCCCGCAAGGTAATGTAGAACTAAAAACATTAAAAGCACATAAATTGAAGGCCAAAACAAGCAACGAAGTACTGAAAAATGGTGAAAAATGGAGCATCCAATATTATCAATTAAGGCACCGGGGCAGCTTTGCACCTGCGAGGCATTGCAGTTTTCACCAGCACTGGCCATAGCAACAGTTCCAGTTTTAGAATGCCTCAACTCTGGTCGGATCTCATCATCAAAAAATCGAGCTTGATCACCATAGAGAAATCTGAGGAAATAAGATATAGTTTTCAGGCATACATTGAAGAGTATGTAATAATAAGATACCTCAATAACAATGACTGTATACATATGGGGGGAAAAGCAAACATCGAAGAAAGGTTCTATCAAAACTATACTTGTATTGTATCCATTGAAGACACTACTTATATCTAGATGCAGGATACCACATTATATGGTTCAGAGATGAAACTTTGAAGACATTTCGAAAGTTCAAATCAAAAGAACCACTTACTTGTATACGGAATCACCATCGGTGCCAGTTCCAGTTGGATTTGTGCCAAGAAATCCTTCTCCACCTTGTGGAACAGACACGCATTGTAGTACTTCATTCTGGTCGGTCAAAGAAGAAAACCAAAGAATAAGTACACTAATTATCTGAAATGGTAATCTCAAATTCATGAGATGGTATTTTCCATGATTTAGTGATAAAGAGCAGCCAGTGGTGAAAATTCTTCACGCACTTCACCAATGGAGAAAAATTCAAGATTCTGTGGAAGAAATTGAGTGCAGGGACCACAGTAGAAGCTAATTCAGTTCCCATAATGTCATAAAAATCGATAGCAAGAAACCCAAGAAACAGAATAGAAGCCTTTGATAGCGCCTAAGATAATCACTGTGGCTTTATCATCACTACAAAGGTCAGTAGTAAGCCCGTGACGCAATGATTTCAAAATTTCTGGTAGCATACCTACGAGCCTAGAAATCAGAAAAGCAACTAAATACATTTGGAATTAGGAATTCCACGGAACTAGATCTAAAAACTCGAGAGAGACCTAGATCTAAAAATGTCTGAAAGCGTCAAAATACAGACCTGACTCCAGATCCTGCATATTAAAACAAAATGTCTGAAAGCATCAAGGAACAAGCGCTCAACAATAAAAAACAAACAATGTAATCATGCTTTTATCTCTGAACCGAGCAATGTCTGAAATTAAAGGCAAGGAATCAGGTGGCAATGGGTGGCTCTTGGCCTCTTATTTCATCCTGAATATTTCGTAAACCAGTAAATACAATGCTAAGAATTGATTTATAGCAGACACATGAAGCATGAGAAATATAACCTTCTGCCTTTGAATGAAGGTAAATATTCCCCAGTGCAGCATATATATCTTCTGAGTGAACATGCGAAACATCTGCCACCAAAAACTCATGACATTTCCCATCAACTTCGATAGAACTACATCCAGGATTCTTCTTTACTCTTCTATCTCTCATCACTGTTCTCAGCATCTTTACCTGGCCCCATTTACTTTTACTTGCATATATTTGACTCATAAGTACATAGATTCCACTGTCTGAAGGATCCAGCCCTGCTAGCTTATCCGCTGCACATTTGCCAATCTCTACATTACCATGCATTCTGCAAGCATTTAAAAGAGCACCCCAACCAGCCTCGTCAGCTCCTACTGGCATACTCCTTGCAACTTCAAACGCCTCTTGAAGAAGCCCAACTTTACCCAAAAGGTCAATCATGCATGCATAATGTTCGGCCCTGGGTTCAATCCCATAAACTATCTTCATCTCTTTGAAATGGCACCGTCCTTCTGATACTAAACCACCATGACTGCACGCAGAAAGTACCCCAATATATGTGGCCTCATCAGGCAAAATACCGTTTCCTTTGAATTCTTGAAAGAGATGAAGGGCTTCTTCAGGCTGACCATGCAAACCATGTGCCATGATCATTGTGTTCCAACTTACTACATTCTTGTCCTCCATATTGCTAAATAACCTTGATGCTGCACCGACATCTCCACATTTTGCAAACATATCAATGAATGCATTGCTTAGATTCGGTGTAAGCTCAACCTTATGACTGACAATGTAAGTGTCATATAACCATGTACCAACATCCAAAGAACACAGCTGAGCGCATGCTGACAGAACACTCACAAGTGTAGCATCAATCGGCTCCACACCTGCTGCAATCATGTCATTGAATATCCTAATGGCTTCATCTGGCATATTTGCATGTGAATAAGCTGCGACCATGCAACTCCAAGAAACCACATTCCTATTAGGAATTTCCTTGAAAAGCTTCGCTGCATTCTCCAAATCACCACACTTGGCATAAGCACTGACCATGCTCGTCCAAGAGTATACATCCTTGATGGGCATCCCATCAAAAACTTCCTTCGCTGCGGCCACACACCCACACTTTCCAAACATATCGACGAGCGCATTCTCCAAGTTAACGCTCATGCGTCCACCACTCTCCACGATACACTGATGCACTGTCCTCCCCAACCCAAGTAGCCCCATTTGCCCAGCTGCCGAGGCTGCTGCGACCAGAGTAACCTCGTTCGGCCACACACTCTCAGCAACCACCATCCGGCAGAATACTCGCCAGGCCTCATCGGGCAAGCCACCTCGCGCGTATCCGTCAATCAGCGTTGTCCACGAGACCACGTCCCTGTCAGCCATTTCGTCGAACAGCTTCCGCGCGTCGGGTAATAACATGCTGCTAGTGTACATGTGCACCAGCGCGTTCCCCGCGAGCACGCTCTGCCCAATAAATCCTCGCTTGAAGGCAACGCAATGGATGGCCTCCGTAGGGGAGGAGGAAGTGGCGGCGGCTTTAACTGCGAAGACGATGGTGCGCGCGTCGACGGCGAGGCGATCGCGGAGCACTCGGCGGAAGAGGGTGAGTGCGTGGGTTGGCTTTCCGGCGCGGAGGAAGCCGCGCATCATGGTGGCGAGCATGTATGCATTGGGCCCCTCTGTGCATTGAGCGAGGACGGCGGCAGCGTGGGCGAGGCGCGGCGGGTCGGAAAGCGCGCAGAAGGCAAGAAGGCGGGAGGCTGGGAAGCGGTTGGAGGCGAGGCCGGAGACGGTGAGCAGTGCCTGGAGCTGAAGGAGGCGGCGGAAGGAGGCGCATGACTCGAGGACGGATAGCAGAGGGTGGGTCACCACAAGGTTGCAGTTCGTGTTCCACGCCGGACGCGGGGAGGGAGGAGCCAATGTCGGTGGCGACGGCATCGTCGGTGGCGACGGCATCGTCGGTGGAACGCCCGCCCACGCGAGACGATTTGAAGAGGCTTTGCCGTTGACCTTGAGTAGTGGATGCGCGGGGCGTTTATCGCGTCCGTGACGGCACGGGGCGAGGGCATTGATCGCGGggctaataaaatagaaatgattccatgatgatgcttatattatatctcatgctttatatgagtctttcgttattacctattatatttacgaaggtatgtctcttatgaccttcgtccgaaactcattatttcccgaagggacataatgcttcgaaggacgaaggactttaacacttaacacttttcatgttgccttgttcttaactcttagcatttgagaacaagtcaccaacattggcgcccacctccggtgaactcacttccacttcttgagtttttcggcaccttcggcaagcatcagcttcgtcatgccgccgaagaaggctccagcaccaggggctggcacgctgcagccgctggaccccaatcaagatgtcctttctctcagagaggcacgaagccagaagaggaaggctaccagtccaacacatccggaggatgatctagatcaggaaattcagaatctggaaatccttcagcaacaggttcaacgcaggaaggagaagatggccaggctagctgaactgcagaggcagatagatgaagcctctgaagaagttcgtcatcttgctcaggatgagcaactccgaaggcctcagcatcaagaccttcatcaggagggctttcacaacgaagatgactggtatgacaatttccatcatgggaattttgtttttgatgatgcttctcccttgtccgctgagttgcaggctacgccttggcctccgtcctacaagccgcctcagctccccgtatttgatggccattctgatccgaagcagtttttgatgagctacgaagcaacagtgtcttcgtacggtggcaatgcttcagtcatggccaaatctttcgttatggctgtcagaagtgttgctcaaacctggtattcctcccttcgaccaggaacgatcacttcatggcagaagctgaaggacttgttgttaaccagctttcaaggatttcagacgaagccggtcactgctcaggctttgttccagtgcactcaggaccccgaagaataccttcaggcatatgtccgaaggtttttgcgtttgagggcacaggcaccaacggtgcccaatgaaattgtcattgaggccatgatcaaggggcttcggccaggtccgtcagctcagtacttcgccaggaagcctcctcaaacgctggagaagctgctccagaagatggatgaatatattcgagctgacaatgattttcgccaaagaagggaggaggccttcagattttctgagatgaccagaggcttcggaggaagattctatccgaggcatgtcagatcaattcataattccaatcaaaatgatgataaagggagccagcagcaaaggccacagtactcctcacaggcttcggggcaacagcaaagctccttccgaccaccagctccaagaggcagaggcgccaggggcttcggaggaagatttggcgatcaaccaagaagaatcttttgcttattctgtggtgagaacaaaggccatactaccaggatgtgccatgttactatacagaagcaaaaggaaatagctgaagcagcagcacaacaagcccagccgaagcaggtcatgcatacagcttcgtatcattcgccctacatcccagaatatgtgggcaatcatcctgtagtctctgctgcttcggcaagtcagccttcagcttcctggcaacagcctccgcctccacctccgttgcaacaaggtcagcagccagaagggagccaatatgctccacatcaaagggacttcagagaacagtccgaagctcgcacggtcaacagcaccgtgccagaatcaaagcacatctattgacaaatatcctaccttaatagcaatctttttcattcagttttattctctgtaataaaggacattgttttcatgtaattagtttcgttgattcctacaagaaaaatatgttttcttcacaggtttgcgacaataaaaaggaccttcggactatcgaaagtcctttgaagcaacgaaaagtcgttctaagaaacgcagagtaagtctgacgaagttacaaaaagtcgttccgaagggagcgcagcgtaagttttctgctccaaagtcgttccaaaaggaatgcagagcatacagcgaaaagtcaacgctgataccgcctaagtaaaaggcgaagaagctccaaagacgttcctaagggaatgcagagcttataccgcctaagtaaaaggcgaagaagctccaaagacgttcctaagggaatgcagagcttataccgcctaagtaagaggcgaagaagctccaaagacgttcctaagggaatgcagagcttacagcgaagaatcagtgctgatacaaaaatattgtgtggggatatgtgtgtatctttcggaacaaatgtcatctacgtagcataacatcattacatcattttgcatagcataagcatcatacatcatgttgcatatggcccaagaaggggacacgatattgatcttcggaagtatgatttgaaagagtgaaaatcgtggtcccaagaaggggacacgatattgatcttcggaagtatgatttgaaagagtaAAAATCGTGgtcccaagaaggggacacaatattgattttcgaaagtatgatttgaaagagtgaaaatcatgGTCGTAAAGAgaatcaatcttcatcttcggaagtatagcttcggagaattttttcacgaagtttggatattcttcacgaagcatgaaaagaagggaaggtgtttttttcgctaaactcaaaaacggtacgtgtgtaaagtttcatgcatcgtaaagaattgagtagcaaaaatagatatattacattcggggttacaaaaatgttacattatattacatttccgaagttttttacaaaaatgtttaatcctctctcaaaacgactcctgcagcttcattcagaagccgattgacgacttcgtccataatatcttcggccatctttttaatttcgtcgtcccccttcggctgagggcccgaaggcgctttagtcggatctgaagcaggacacgactacattactattacaaatcgcaaacagatcttaaaagcctaaagattacaacacggtagaagctattatttagtacctaattgaccttcgggctctgtgctcttttcagcagccttagccacttctctagcatcatggatgcccttttcacttctctgaataatttctcttgccatttctcggccaccgttgtcccagatgtcggtgaaaaattttcccccagccgcgctagcttcggctgaaggatcttttatatcttcagtcgacaaggtggcttcggactgtgctaaaattttcacatgttcacagcccttcttctctaaaatagtggcaatccctctggcgccagagaaggcacatatatctcctcggctatttaaaatttcttcgaaggcttcagcttcgtggtc from Zea mays cultivar B73 chromosome 6, Zm-B73-REFERENCE-NAM-5.0, whole genome shotgun sequence harbors:
- the LOC103629909 gene encoding pentatricopeptide repeat-containing protein At2g22410, mitochondrial translates to MPSPPTMPSPPTLAPPSPRPAWNTNCNLVVTHPLLSVLESCASFRRLLQLQALLTVSGLASNRFPASRLLAFCALSDPPRLAHAAAVLAQCTEGPNAYMLATMMRGFLRAGKPTHALTLFRRVLRDRLAVDARTIVFAVKAAATSSSPTEAIHCVAFKRGFIGQSVLAGNALVHMYTSSMLLPDARKLFDEMADRDVVSWTTLIDGYARGGLPDEAWRVFCRMVVAESVWPNEVTLVAAASAAGQMGLLGLGRTVHQCIVESGGRMSVNLENALVDMFGKCGCVAAAKEVFDGMPIKDVYSWTSMVSAYAKCGDLENAAKLFKEIPNRNVVSWSCMVAAYSHANMPDEAIRIFNDMIAAGVEPIDATLVSVLSACAQLCSLDVGTWLYDTYIVSHKVELTPNLSNAFIDMFAKCGDVGAASRLFSNMEDKNVVSWNTMIMAHGLHGQPEEALHLFQEFKGNGILPDEATYIGVLSACSHGGLVSEGRCHFKEMKIVYGIEPRAEHYACMIDLLGKVGLLQEAFEVARSMPVGADEAGWGALLNACRMHGNVEIGKCAADKLAGLDPSDSGIYVLMSQIYASKSKWGQVKMLRTVMRDRRVKKNPGCSSIEVDGKCHEFLVADVSHVHSEDIYAALGNIYLHSKAEE